One part of the Gemmatimonadetes bacterium SCN 70-22 genome encodes these proteins:
- a CDS encoding erythromycin esterase: protein MAMPRTRTLSDAAHVSRIVTQEARHLSGEGHDFDPIVERARDARYVLIGEASHGTHDFYHLRGEITKRLIRELGFAGVAVEADWPDAFRVNRFVRGSPGDHDADEALGGFRRFPQWMWRNVDVLDFVGWLRAHNDHLPAGARPAGFYGLDLYSMHASMAAVLEYLDVVDPEAARRARHRYACFDHFGDDPQEYGFAVSRGMSEPCEPEVVAQLVDMQRGAAAYAERDGRLPPDAHFFAQQNARLVANAEQYYRAMFRGRADSWNVRDRHMFETLRLLSDHLRAETGGGAKLVVWAHNSHLGNAAATEMSEMGELNLGQLARQEFGREALLVGFSTYTGTVTAAHDWGGQAERMMVRPGLPDSYEQVFHDAGPRLLLDLRDNGVLRDVLDEPRLQRAIGVIYRPRTERLSHYFRARLPEQFDVMLHYDTTRAVEPLERTGAWEKGELPETYPSAL from the coding sequence ATGGCGATGCCCAGGACTCGAACGCTCAGCGATGCGGCACACGTCTCGCGCATCGTGACGCAGGAAGCGCGTCACCTGTCTGGTGAGGGCCATGACTTCGATCCGATCGTCGAGAGGGCGCGCGACGCGCGCTACGTCCTCATCGGCGAGGCCTCGCATGGGACGCACGACTTCTACCATTTGCGCGGGGAGATCACGAAACGGCTGATCCGCGAGCTCGGCTTTGCCGGAGTGGCCGTCGAGGCCGACTGGCCCGACGCCTTCCGCGTCAACCGCTTCGTGCGCGGGAGTCCCGGTGACCACGATGCCGACGAGGCGCTGGGCGGCTTCCGGCGCTTCCCGCAGTGGATGTGGCGCAACGTCGATGTCCTCGACTTCGTGGGGTGGTTGCGCGCACACAACGACCACCTCCCGGCGGGGGCACGTCCCGCGGGTTTCTACGGTCTCGACCTGTACTCCATGCACGCCTCGATGGCGGCGGTGCTCGAGTACCTGGACGTCGTCGACCCCGAGGCGGCGCGTCGCGCCCGTCACCGCTACGCCTGCTTCGACCACTTCGGCGACGACCCGCAGGAGTACGGCTTCGCCGTCTCGCGCGGGATGTCGGAGCCCTGCGAACCGGAGGTCGTGGCCCAGCTGGTGGACATGCAGCGGGGCGCCGCCGCCTACGCCGAGCGCGACGGCCGTCTCCCTCCCGACGCGCACTTCTTCGCCCAGCAGAACGCCCGCCTGGTGGCCAACGCCGAGCAGTACTACCGGGCGATGTTTCGCGGGCGCGCCGACTCGTGGAACGTGCGCGACCGCCACATGTTCGAGACGTTGCGCCTGCTGAGCGATCACCTGCGCGCGGAGACGGGAGGGGGTGCGAAGCTCGTCGTCTGGGCGCACAACTCGCACCTGGGCAACGCCGCGGCCACCGAGATGTCCGAGATGGGCGAGCTCAACCTGGGCCAGCTCGCCAGGCAGGAGTTCGGGAGGGAGGCGCTCCTGGTGGGCTTCAGCACGTACACCGGGACGGTGACGGCCGCTCACGACTGGGGGGGGCAGGCCGAGCGCATGATGGTTCGTCCGGGCCTTCCCGACAGCTACGAGCAGGTCTTCCACGACGCGGGGCCGCGCCTCCTCCTCGACCTGCGGGACAACGGCGTGCTCCGCGACGTGCTCGACGAGCCGCGGCTGCAACGCGCCATCGGGGTGATCTACCGCCCGCGCACCGAACGGCTGTCGCACTACTTCCGGGCCCGGCTCCCTGAACAGTTCGACGTCATGCTGCATTACGACACCACCCGGGCGGTGGAACCGCTGGAACGCACGGGCGCATGGGAGAAGGGG